Proteins from one Mucilaginibacter jinjuensis genomic window:
- a CDS encoding acetylxylan esterase, producing the protein MIRFLLKWIAPFAIAMLATVSQQSFAFVKATRVVAHQQDDEFGFTAQARKKDALFNLNEKVEYSVDIKNTEDAQKGTLGYAILSRDNKVLSQDSKPIELKKDESTTQTLKMPGQSTPGLYTLYIIIHLTDYDDTIRRAFAVDVKNIKSDTPKPEDFDEFWASTREELRKVDPQWKMTIQPNMEKDNTSVYLIEGRSLGNLLVRGWLTIKKNRKPHEKFPVWLVVPGYGGIGVKPIYGSTEIAVLSFNVRGQGNSRDVVHPTKEAYLTTDIENKTKYVYRGAIMDCIRAMDFISTRPELDSTNVIISGGSMGGYLAIAAASLDKRIKLCSANNPVFSDYRALVGSKDWPMSDFVKYIKARHVPLDKLLNVLDYYDLKNFAPNLKCPSLIGISLMDNLAPPYNQYVMLNSINKNTKYKLFVYPELGHEVPPSLFAYLSNWMMDQFAIF; encoded by the coding sequence GTGATAAGGTTTTTATTGAAATGGATAGCTCCGTTTGCAATTGCTATGCTGGCAACTGTGAGTCAGCAATCATTTGCGTTTGTTAAGGCCACCCGGGTTGTGGCACATCAGCAGGATGATGAATTTGGCTTTACCGCACAGGCGCGTAAAAAGGATGCGCTTTTTAACTTGAATGAGAAGGTAGAGTATTCGGTTGATATTAAAAATACCGAAGACGCCCAGAAGGGGACACTTGGCTATGCTATCCTTTCGAGGGATAATAAGGTTTTAAGTCAGGATTCGAAACCTATCGAACTCAAAAAAGACGAGTCGACAACACAGACTTTAAAAATGCCGGGGCAATCTACCCCTGGTTTGTATACACTTTATATTATTATACACCTTACCGATTATGACGATACCATTCGCCGTGCTTTTGCGGTAGATGTTAAAAATATAAAGTCGGACACGCCAAAGCCTGAAGACTTTGATGAGTTTTGGGCTTCTACCCGCGAGGAGTTGAGAAAGGTTGATCCCCAGTGGAAAATGACCATTCAGCCCAACATGGAGAAGGATAATACCAGCGTCTATCTAATCGAAGGCCGGTCGTTAGGTAACCTGTTGGTGCGTGGCTGGCTTACTATTAAAAAGAACCGCAAGCCACACGAGAAATTTCCGGTCTGGCTTGTTGTACCCGGTTACGGCGGTATAGGGGTTAAGCCAATATATGGATCGACCGAAATTGCCGTGCTCTCATTCAATGTACGTGGTCAGGGTAATAGCCGCGATGTAGTGCATCCCACAAAAGAAGCTTATCTCACAACTGATATCGAGAATAAAACAAAATATGTTTACCGGGGCGCCATTATGGACTGCATCCGCGCGATGGACTTTATCAGCACCCGGCCAGAGTTGGATTCGACCAATGTAATTATCTCGGGTGGAAGTATGGGCGGTTACCTGGCCATAGCAGCGGCCAGTCTGGATAAACGGATTAAATTATGTTCGGCCAACAACCCGGTGTTCTCGGATTATCGTGCATTAGTTGGCAGCAAAGATTGGCCTATGAGCGATTTTGTGAAGTATATTAAAGCCAGACATGTGCCGCTTGATAAATTGCTGAATGTACTGGATTATTACGATCTGAAAAACTTTGCACCTAACCTGAAATGTCCATCGCTTATAGGGATCAGCCTGATGGATAATCTGGCGCCACCTTATAATCAATACGTGATGCTCAACAGCATCAATAAAAATACCAAGTACAAATTGTTTGTATATCCCGAATTGGGGCACGAGGTACCGCCATCGCTTTTCGCCTACCTGAGTAACTGGATGATGGACCAGTTCGCTATATTTTAA
- a CDS encoding acetylxylan esterase codes for MSFSDTFAFNRNVKAFEDEITFTAKPSRKDAIYDAKEKIAYDVDLKNNTGAEQSGKVGITVLSLKDEVLSQSSVDVKMSKGDTKSVTVKAPGQKSGFYKINITINVTDYDDTIRRMVGVDPKKIKSATPKPDNFDGFWQSTRDTLATVPMDAKVTLQPSMERDGISCYLVEMHSYQNVIIRGWLTIPKKHNPNHKLAVWYVLPGYGPKGTKPIYGTEDLAVFALNVRGVGNSRDKISPTEEAYVTVGIESRYKYIYRGVIMDCLRGIDYICSRKDMDTENILCSGASMGGYLSIAVSSLDKRVKLCSANNPVFCDYRSLVGSKEWPMKSFVKYTSQRHIAMDKVLNNLDYYDLKNFAPNLQCKTLIGIGLLDNLAPAYNEYVMLGNLKNQYKLFVYPNLAHEVPPEIYAYLSNWMMDEFALF; via the coding sequence ATGTCATTTAGCGATACTTTCGCTTTTAATCGAAATGTTAAAGCTTTTGAAGATGAAATCACTTTTACAGCCAAACCATCGCGTAAGGATGCTATTTATGATGCCAAGGAGAAAATAGCTTATGATGTAGACCTTAAAAATAATACAGGTGCAGAGCAGAGCGGTAAAGTTGGTATAACTGTTTTATCATTAAAGGATGAAGTATTAAGCCAAAGCTCTGTTGATGTAAAGATGAGCAAGGGCGATACCAAATCTGTAACGGTAAAAGCACCCGGGCAAAAAAGTGGTTTCTACAAAATAAACATCACCATCAACGTTACCGATTACGATGATACCATCCGTAGAATGGTGGGCGTTGATCCGAAGAAAATAAAATCGGCCACACCTAAGCCAGATAATTTTGATGGTTTCTGGCAAAGCACCAGAGATACCCTGGCAACCGTACCGATGGATGCCAAAGTTACCCTGCAACCCAGCATGGAGCGTGATGGTATTAGCTGTTACCTGGTAGAAATGCATTCGTACCAAAATGTGATAATCCGTGGTTGGCTTACCATTCCCAAAAAACATAATCCCAATCATAAACTGGCCGTGTGGTATGTTTTGCCGGGTTATGGGCCCAAAGGCACCAAGCCGATATACGGTACAGAAGATTTAGCCGTATTTGCCTTAAACGTGCGTGGTGTAGGTAATAGCCGCGATAAAATAAGCCCTACAGAAGAAGCCTACGTTACCGTTGGCATAGAAAGCCGTTACAAATACATTTACCGTGGTGTAATAATGGATTGTTTAAGGGGGATAGATTATATCTGCTCGCGCAAGGATATGGATACCGAAAATATCCTGTGTTCTGGTGCAAGTATGGGTGGTTATTTATCTATCGCGGTGAGCAGTTTGGATAAACGTGTTAAGCTGTGCTCGGCCAACAACCCTGTTTTTTGCGATTACCGCTCACTGGTAGGCAGCAAAGAATGGCCAATGAAGAGCTTTGTAAAGTATACCAGCCAAAGGCATATTGCCATGGATAAGGTGCTTAACAACCTTGATTACTACGATCTGAAAAACTTTGCGCCAAACCTGCAGTGCAAAACTTTAATAGGGATAGGCTTGTTAGATAACCTGGCACCGGCCTATAATGAATATGTAATGCTGGGTAATTTAAAAAATCAGTATAAATTATTTGTTTATCCTAACTTAGCGCACGAAGTACCGCCTGAAATATATGCGTACTTGAGCAACTGGATGATGGATGAGTTTGCACTTTTTTAG
- a CDS encoding acyltransferase family protein gives MSQKTLQNYVPALTGVRALAAYLVFISHYEYAFDESFPQGVKRFLQEFHFGVTIFFVLSGFLIAYRYYDNFYLTKDWFKQYFKNRVARIYPMYFFLTIGAFIYYYFSGDPQVTAGFKQPFVLLLMNITFLRGFFQDLKFTGIAQGWSLTVEECFYFSAPFIFLVAKKYNKFYIQPLVLTGLGALLVLIFSHFNWYGFFGSFTFMMVYTFLGRCFEFFVGIQLALIIHKKGIGRTNNLWYTYIGIVMVFICPFIMSRLSIPQGWTAGLHNPWGIVTNNYLLAISIAIFFYGLLTESTILKKILSNKFVELLGKSSYIFYLIHLGYMYKYLHEGVNWLNDKVFVWYDKWGVEWHSPFEYDWLNLIYIFIILNGISILLFKTIEEPLNHYIRKSDFLIKAKKAD, from the coding sequence TTGTCACAAAAAACGCTGCAAAATTATGTACCTGCCCTAACAGGTGTGCGCGCTTTAGCTGCATACCTGGTTTTTATTTCCCATTATGAGTATGCTTTTGACGAATCTTTTCCCCAGGGTGTGAAAAGATTTCTACAAGAGTTCCATTTTGGGGTAACCATTTTCTTCGTTTTATCGGGCTTTTTAATTGCTTATCGTTATTATGATAATTTTTATTTAACCAAAGACTGGTTTAAGCAGTACTTCAAAAACAGGGTGGCGCGTATCTATCCCATGTACTTTTTCCTCACTATCGGGGCCTTTATTTATTATTACTTTTCCGGCGATCCGCAGGTCACAGCAGGTTTCAAGCAGCCATTTGTATTGCTGCTCATGAATATCACCTTTCTGCGTGGTTTTTTCCAAGATCTTAAGTTTACGGGGATCGCACAAGGCTGGTCGTTAACGGTGGAGGAATGTTTTTACTTCTCGGCACCGTTCATCTTTCTCGTCGCTAAAAAGTACAATAAATTCTATATACAACCTTTGGTTTTAACCGGTCTGGGTGCTTTACTGGTATTGATTTTCAGCCATTTCAATTGGTATGGTTTCTTCGGCAGCTTTACCTTTATGATGGTTTACACGTTCCTGGGCCGTTGTTTCGAGTTTTTTGTGGGGATACAACTGGCGCTTATCATCCATAAAAAAGGAATTGGACGTACTAATAATTTGTGGTATACCTATATCGGTATCGTGATGGTGTTTATCTGCCCGTTTATCATGTCGAGGTTAAGCATTCCGCAAGGGTGGACTGCTGGTTTGCACAACCCTTGGGGCATTGTAACCAACAACTATTTGCTGGCTATTTCTATCGCTATTTTCTTTTACGGACTGTTGACTGAAAGTACCATTTTAAAGAAGATCTTATCCAACAAGTTTGTAGAGCTTTTAGGTAAAAGTTCGTACATATTTTACCTTATCCATTTGGGTTATATGTACAAGTATTTACACGAAGGTGTGAACTGGCTGAACGATAAGGTATTTGTGTGGTACGATAAATGGGGTGTTGAATGGCACTCACCATTCGAATACGATTGGTTGAATCTGATCTACATATTCATTATATTGAATGGCATATCCATTTTGTTATTTAAAACGATAGAGGAGCCGCTTAATCACTACATCCGCAAGTCGGACTTTTTGATTAAAGCCAAGAAGGCAGATTAG
- a CDS encoding TIGR01212 family radical SAM protein (This family includes YhcC from E. coli K-12, an uncharacterized radical SAM protein.), with product MEVKEAAVAQGFKGYNNYGAWLREKYDGQRVFKVIVDGGFTCPNRDGSKGYGGCTYCNVDSFTPSVSRQAPSLREQVIQGMERARKGNKADKFIIYFQPNTNTYAPTHYLKMLYDEALSIDTENIVGLSVGTRPDCIDAEKIALLESYTDRFDVDLEMGMESIYNETLDQINRGCSHEDLLKALALVENSKLDICVHTIFGFPWESKEMMLKYADEINRHKQIKFVKFHHLHIVEGSVMGVKYKREPFKLFTLDEYANFLCELLPLVRPDVVVQRLFGLSDRELLIAPNWQLKKSEIQYYIDQKIINNGIIQGSALL from the coding sequence ATGGAAGTTAAAGAGGCTGCAGTTGCGCAAGGTTTTAAGGGTTACAATAATTACGGTGCCTGGTTACGTGAAAAATACGATGGCCAGCGTGTATTTAAGGTTATTGTTGATGGCGGGTTTACCTGCCCCAATCGTGATGGCTCTAAAGGTTATGGCGGTTGTACCTATTGCAATGTAGACTCGTTCACGCCATCGGTTTCGCGCCAGGCACCTTCGCTGCGCGAGCAGGTGATACAGGGAATGGAACGTGCCCGCAAGGGTAACAAGGCCGATAAATTTATTATCTATTTTCAGCCTAATACCAACACCTACGCACCTACGCATTACCTCAAAATGCTTTATGACGAAGCATTAAGTATCGATACCGAAAATATTGTAGGCCTATCTGTAGGTACCCGACCGGATTGTATTGATGCGGAGAAGATAGCATTATTGGAAAGTTATACCGACCGCTTTGATGTGGACCTGGAAATGGGCATGGAATCGATCTATAACGAAACGCTGGATCAGATTAACCGTGGTTGCAGCCACGAAGATTTATTGAAGGCTTTGGCTTTGGTTGAGAATAGCAAACTGGATATCTGTGTACATACCATTTTCGGTTTCCCATGGGAAAGTAAGGAGATGATGCTGAAATATGCCGATGAAATTAACCGCCACAAGCAAATCAAATTTGTGAAGTTTCACCACCTGCATATTGTAGAAGGATCGGTAATGGGCGTAAAATACAAACGCGAACCATTTAAGTTGTTTACCCTGGATGAGTACGCCAACTTTTTGTGCGAGCTGTTGCCACTGGTGAGGCCTGATGTTGTTGTGCAGCGCCTGTTCGGCCTTTCAGATCGTGAGCTATTAATCGCACCAAACTGGCAGCTCAAAAAATCTGAGATCCAATATTATATCGACCAAAAAATCATCAATAACGGTATTATACAAGGTTCGGCTTTGTTATAG
- a CDS encoding DUF4157 domain-containing protein has product MKSHDNKIKESKTYSPVQTQQKPVSGLALKDNRQGATAQAKFSHHTSVQMTGKSSLMDNRPVQMKGNNTGLPDQLKAGVENISGHSLDDVKVHYNSAEPAKMQAHAYAQGNQIHIAPGQEKHLPHEAWHVVQQKQGRVRPTIQMKGGLHVNDDYGLEHEADTMGVLALKADSQNSSQSVKNTDTPNNVIQQSHIKTAGLELELKGAALVKEDETGKKIGWGAHEKIIDKNKWWIEIDSNNAELVTKPTNSSALLFEWLTEGLKTLNDIQLYAAQSDFVNKLSDVIPPNEEEDAEVKKFIATGQKLGLGINVLVATNKGLEHHAKPQITFGIHKGELFGFTSKIRGGKIKYSKGKNKDNTKTHIHEEWPRVHLNVDWIKEDSPLFATEKGKEFGAALNSSTPAASGLCLMTIIAILFATRQQDEKNDWEYYKARFSVMPRVPLSVLYDEMELADQGKYDALVVLWHNAVKDYNAKGPENAHPTRMQNATKDNTASYTAELASVIDPTKRHKKTLEGGDKQVDAISSDAMASTSNVGASVGALDLPAGTDGVFEIRTMPYISINVPAEVLTIYREVINAYGGMEE; this is encoded by the coding sequence ATGAAATCTCACGACAATAAAATCAAAGAGAGTAAAACGTATAGCCCTGTGCAAACCCAGCAAAAACCGGTATCGGGGCTGGCGCTTAAAGATAACCGGCAAGGTGCTACTGCTCAGGCTAAATTTTCACATCATACTTCGGTGCAAATGACTGGCAAGAGCAGTTTGATGGATAATAGACCGGTGCAGATGAAGGGCAACAATACAGGGTTACCTGATCAGCTAAAAGCAGGAGTTGAAAACATTTCAGGGCATTCGCTCGATGATGTTAAAGTTCATTACAATTCAGCAGAACCTGCAAAGATGCAGGCGCATGCGTATGCACAAGGCAATCAAATTCATATAGCGCCCGGCCAGGAGAAACACTTGCCGCACGAAGCCTGGCACGTGGTTCAGCAAAAACAGGGGAGAGTGAGGCCAACAATTCAAATGAAAGGTGGGCTGCATGTAAATGATGACTATGGTTTAGAGCATGAAGCTGACACCATGGGGGTATTGGCCCTAAAAGCAGATTCGCAAAATAGTTCACAATCAGTTAAAAATACGGATACGCCGAATAATGTCATTCAGCAATCGCATATAAAAACAGCTGGTTTAGAGTTAGAATTAAAAGGCGCGGCTTTGGTAAAAGAAGATGAAACAGGGAAAAAAATAGGATGGGGAGCGCATGAAAAAATTATAGATAAAAATAAGTGGTGGATTGAGATAGACTCTAATAACGCTGAACTGGTAACTAAGCCAACTAATTCATCAGCATTGTTGTTTGAATGGCTAACAGAAGGACTAAAAACCTTGAATGATATTCAATTGTATGCAGCACAATCTGATTTTGTTAATAAATTATCGGATGTAATCCCACCTAATGAAGAGGAAGATGCTGAAGTAAAAAAATTCATAGCAACAGGCCAAAAATTGGGCCTCGGCATAAATGTGTTAGTAGCAACTAATAAAGGCTTAGAGCACCATGCTAAACCACAAATAACCTTTGGTATTCATAAAGGAGAATTGTTTGGCTTTACATCTAAAATTAGAGGTGGCAAAATAAAATACTCTAAAGGGAAAAATAAAGATAATACCAAAACTCATATTCATGAAGAATGGCCAAGGGTACATTTAAATGTAGATTGGATTAAAGAAGATAGCCCTCTTTTTGCGACTGAAAAGGGCAAAGAATTTGGTGCTGCTTTAAACAGCTCGACCCCTGCCGCAAGCGGCCTTTGCTTGATGACCATAATTGCCATACTGTTTGCAACCCGGCAACAGGATGAAAAAAATGACTGGGAATATTATAAAGCACGTTTTAGTGTTATGCCACGCGTGCCACTAAGTGTGTTATATGACGAAATGGAGCTGGCAGATCAGGGGAAATATGATGCACTTGTTGTTTTATGGCATAATGCCGTTAAGGATTATAATGCTAAAGGGCCGGAAAATGCACATCCAACAAGAATGCAAAATGCTACAAAGGATAACACTGCTTCTTACACCGCAGAATTAGCTTCTGTAATTGACCCTACAAAACGACATAAAAAAACTTTAGAGGGTGGAGATAAACAGGTTGATGCAATTTCATCAGATGCTATGGCATCTACCAGTAATGTTGGCGCCTCAGTTGGTGCTCTCGATTTGCCTGCCGGTACTGATGGTGTTTTCGAAATAAGGACAATGCCATATATATCTATTAATGTTCCGGCGGAAGTTTTAACAATATACAGAGAGGTAATAAATGCTTATGGTGGAATGGAAGAATGA
- a CDS encoding aldo/keto reductase, whose product MQYKLLGRSGLKVSELCLGTMGFGTEGGWGADKETSFAIMDEFANAGGNFLDTANVYKLGTSEKIIGEYISNHDRDYFVLATKYTLKDNMTNPNASGNNRKNMMRSVEESLKRLNTEFLDVLYLHIWDNITPIDEVLRGLDDLIRQGKINYAAISDTPAWVVAKGNTLAELMGWSQFIALQVEYSLIQRTPERELIPMAKHFGMTVTPWAPLAGGALTGKYLRGEQGRIKAESNRRDDNSERITKVVMAIADEVGVSPAHVALKWTMQQGFSCTPIVGATKVDQLKDNLKTIDLTLTADHLKRLDEASAIKLGFPGDFFNEDAVKVNSFGGFYDRVEKRGR is encoded by the coding sequence ATGCAATACAAATTATTGGGCCGCTCGGGCCTTAAAGTTTCTGAACTGTGCCTGGGCACAATGGGTTTTGGTACCGAAGGCGGCTGGGGTGCTGATAAAGAAACCAGCTTTGCCATTATGGATGAGTTTGCCAACGCCGGGGGGAATTTCCTGGATACGGCCAATGTATACAAGCTCGGCACCAGCGAAAAGATAATCGGCGAATACATCAGCAACCACGATCGCGATTATTTTGTACTGGCTACTAAGTACACGCTAAAGGATAATATGACCAACCCCAACGCATCGGGCAATAACCGCAAAAACATGATGCGCAGCGTGGAGGAAAGCTTAAAACGCTTAAATACCGAATTTTTGGATGTGCTATACCTGCACATTTGGGATAACATTACGCCTATTGATGAAGTGCTGAGGGGATTGGATGATCTGATCCGCCAGGGTAAAATTAATTACGCTGCCATTAGTGATACCCCGGCATGGGTAGTAGCTAAAGGAAATACGCTGGCCGAACTAATGGGTTGGAGCCAGTTCATTGCTTTACAAGTGGAGTACAGCCTGATACAACGCACGCCAGAACGTGAGTTGATCCCTATGGCTAAACATTTTGGGATGACGGTTACGCCCTGGGCCCCACTGGCTGGCGGCGCATTAACCGGTAAATATCTGCGTGGCGAACAAGGCCGCATTAAAGCCGAAAGCAACCGCCGCGACGATAACAGCGAACGCATAACCAAAGTAGTAATGGCCATTGCCGATGAAGTTGGTGTATCACCGGCCCACGTAGCCTTAAAGTGGACTATGCAGCAAGGCTTCTCCTGCACACCAATTGTTGGTGCCACTAAGGTTGATCAGCTCAAAGATAATTTGAAGACTATCGATTTAACCTTAACTGCCGATCACCTGAAACGCCTGGATGAAGCCAGTGCCATTAAACTTGGTTTCCCCGGCGACTTTTTTAACGAAGATGCTGTGAAGGTAAATTCGTTTGGCGGGTTTTATGACAGGGTGGAAAAAAGAGGAAGGTAG
- a CDS encoding acyl-ACP desaturase has translation MKFFAEQRREVMMHIEKYMLEKMWDFLKPIDENWQPSDLLPDSTRDSFFTEIKELQESAKGLSYDLVAVLIGDTITEEALPTYESWLTMVDGVDMSEDNGWMKWTRHWTAEENRHGDLLNKYLYLSGRVDMRAMEVSTQYLIADGFDIGTGTDPYRNFIYTSFQELATNVSHRRVAALCKKEGDNLLAKMCGVIAADEARHAKAYKHFMTKIFEVDPNEAMVAFEDMMRQKIVMPAHFLREVGLKIGQTFGHFTDAAQRLGVYTALDYVDIMKSLIEEWHIESMPDLNEAGEKARDYIMALPDRLVRVAERMKNPGLEYKFSWIAV, from the coding sequence ATGAAGTTTTTTGCTGAACAGCGTAGAGAAGTAATGATGCATATTGAAAAATATATGCTCGAAAAAATGTGGGATTTCTTGAAACCCATCGACGAGAACTGGCAACCGTCTGATCTGCTGCCGGATTCAACCCGCGACTCTTTCTTCACTGAGATCAAAGAACTTCAGGAAAGCGCCAAAGGTTTATCTTATGACCTGGTTGCCGTGCTTATCGGTGATACCATTACCGAAGAAGCTTTGCCAACTTATGAATCGTGGTTAACCATGGTTGATGGTGTGGATATGAGCGAAGACAATGGCTGGATGAAATGGACCCGCCACTGGACTGCCGAAGAAAACCGCCACGGCGATTTATTAAACAAATACTTATACCTGAGCGGCCGTGTTGATATGCGTGCCATGGAGGTATCAACCCAATACCTGATTGCTGATGGTTTTGATATTGGCACAGGAACAGACCCTTACCGTAACTTTATATACACCTCTTTCCAGGAACTGGCTACCAATGTATCGCACAGGCGTGTAGCTGCTTTGTGTAAAAAAGAAGGTGATAATTTGCTGGCTAAAATGTGCGGTGTTATTGCTGCCGATGAAGCCCGCCACGCTAAAGCCTATAAACACTTTATGACCAAAATTTTTGAAGTTGACCCTAACGAAGCTATGGTTGCCTTTGAAGATATGATGCGTCAGAAAATTGTAATGCCGGCACACTTCCTGCGTGAGGTTGGCTTAAAGATTGGCCAAACATTCGGTCACTTTACAGATGCTGCACAACGTTTGGGCGTTTATACCGCTTTGGATTATGTAGACATTATGAAAAGCCTGATTGAGGAATGGCACATCGAAAGTATGCCAGACCTGAATGAAGCCGGTGAAAAAGCACGCGATTACATTATGGCCCTGCCAGATCGTTTGGTGCGTGTAGCCGAGCGGATGAAAAACCCAGGTTTAGAGTACAAATTCAGCTGGATAGCAGTTTAA
- a CDS encoding glycoside hydrolase family 5 protein, with protein sequence MKINRKNQFLKQLAGLFKPALHLYMVLLVLMFHLNAHCQTAKTKPIDNSQRNVLFAKAAGLNNGVSISWLEQTWNTSALYHKPFGDADFVLLKKLGFKSIRLPVAFEDYNRKNISTARILRYINAVFKQCKRYGFKLVIDYHDGEINDNNYADATKKAITNWLQISRHYKKESPDYLFFEIYNEPPHMDPQKWKDAAYNIVTAIRTVDKQRILLVGASNFNSIYELSRFVRLSDEHIIYTFHFYEPFFFTHQGAAWGGDQVSTTGVRFPYDGKNFPQLNPKAKGTWGETNYYQYQRDGNEQSVKDKLQIVKNWSIKYDVPILCSEYGVYNKYADADSRARYIKAVRKTLATLHIPGMLWDYNTNFSIFAGKPSPEHLSPDFKDALGY encoded by the coding sequence GTGAAGATAAACCGAAAAAACCAGTTTTTGAAGCAATTAGCAGGTTTATTTAAACCTGCCTTACACCTTTATATGGTTTTATTGGTATTAATGTTTCACCTAAATGCGCACTGTCAAACTGCAAAAACTAAACCAATTGATAATAGTCAGCGCAATGTCTTGTTTGCTAAAGCAGCAGGATTAAACAATGGGGTAAGCATATCATGGCTCGAACAGACCTGGAATACCAGTGCCCTGTACCACAAACCCTTCGGCGATGCAGATTTCGTATTACTTAAAAAACTGGGCTTTAAAAGCATCCGCCTACCCGTTGCCTTTGAAGATTATAACCGCAAAAACATTTCAACAGCCCGCATTTTAAGATACATTAATGCGGTATTTAAACAATGTAAACGTTATGGATTTAAGCTGGTTATTGACTACCACGATGGTGAAATAAACGACAATAACTATGCTGACGCTACAAAAAAGGCGATTACTAACTGGTTGCAAATAAGCAGGCATTATAAAAAAGAAAGCCCCGATTATCTTTTTTTCGAGATTTATAACGAGCCGCCGCACATGGATCCGCAGAAATGGAAAGATGCTGCTTACAATATAGTAACGGCTATTCGTACGGTTGATAAGCAACGGATATTATTAGTAGGGGCCTCAAATTTTAATAGTATTTATGAGCTAAGCCGCTTTGTAAGGCTGAGCGATGAGCATATAATTTACACCTTTCATTTTTATGAACCTTTTTTCTTTACCCACCAGGGAGCAGCGTGGGGAGGCGACCAGGTGAGTACAACCGGGGTGCGTTTTCCTTACGATGGGAAAAATTTTCCCCAATTGAATCCGAAAGCTAAAGGTACCTGGGGCGAAACCAATTATTACCAATACCAACGCGATGGTAATGAGCAATCTGTAAAAGATAAACTGCAGATAGTGAAAAACTGGAGTATAAAATATGATGTGCCCATACTATGCAGCGAGTATGGCGTTTATAATAAGTATGCCGATGCAGATAGCCGCGCCCGTTACATTAAAGCGGTGAGGAAAACGCTTGCAACATTGCATATACCGGGCATGTTGTGGGATTATAATACAAACTTTTCTATTTTTGCTGGCAAGCCGTCTCCGGAGCATCTATCCCCTGATTTTAAGGATGCACTTGGCTATTGA